Within Coffea arabica cultivar ET-39 chromosome 4e, Coffea Arabica ET-39 HiFi, whole genome shotgun sequence, the genomic segment GATTTAAGGGGTTCCGGCAATATTGTTGAGACGGTTGGCAATGTGAGAAAAGTGATGGGGGATATCAGAATCTTGAACAACATGGATGACGATGAAGTTTTCACGTTTTCTAAGAAGATCCAAGCGCCTTACGATATCGTGGCTCAAGCGAAGCAAATGGGGAGGCTGCCGGTGGTGCATTTCGCGGCTGGAGGAATAGTGACCCCTGCAGATGCGGCGCTGATGATGCAATTGGGTTGTGATGGTGTGTTCTTGGGATCAGATGTTTTTAATTGTCCTGATCCTTATAAGAGAGTTCGGGCTATCGTCCAGGCAGTGAGGAACTACAATGATCCAGTTATCTTGGCGGAGGCGAGCAGCGCTTTGGAGGATACATTGGCTGGGCTAAATCTCAGTGAGAACAGAGTTGAACGatttggtggtggtggaggtagCTATTgatgagattttttttgttgaatagGGTCGTACTATGGGGGAGTGTCTCCGCTTGGGCTTGTAGGAGCTCATTTGCCGTGTAATGCTGCCTTCAGAGGAAGTTCTTGCGTTTCTGTTGTAAGCCTTTAGTTGATTGCCTCGCGTCTTGGTAGATTTTGACATGTAATAAATAAGTGATGTACTCCATAATCTATATTAATACATATCCTTGACAGTTTTCCTTAGCAGTATGCATACATTCACTTGAGAAGTTTATTTAAACTAGTGCGCAAACTCCATTTGTTGAATTGGTTGATTATCTACAAGATTAATTTAATGTTCAATAGTTCATCATAGAACAATGGTTCTGTGTTGCCAATATTCCTAATAGGTCTCCTGGGGTTAAGACCCTGCTATTGCATTCCTTTGCTTTGCTATCATGCAtcaatctttaaaaaaaaaaaaaaggtaaatgtGTTGATTGACTGTCGTAGAGTATTTGTAATAGCGCCATGATGATGAACTTCTACAGCCAGCAGCATTTATCTACAGTGCATTTTCTGCACTGATGGGTGCTGGATCGTTGTTGGTAAATAAGCACCTCAGAGCTGTTTCATAGGCTGTAAAAACGGCTCCATTCACTACAAAGGCTCTGGTAACTGCAGTTCCCAAACCACGCCAGAGTATTCTATATCCTTCTTCCTTAACACTTTGTCTGAAGCAATCAACAATGCCACCGTATTTAGTTGAGGACTGCGCCTGGAGTCTGGTTTTTATGACATCCAAGGGATAGCAAGATATCCAGCTAGCAACTCCAGCAAGGCCACCTGCAACGAGCATGGTCCTGAAGGTCTCCTGGCCATTTTTTCTGCAACCAGGGTGAAGCTGCTCTCTCATATACTCGTATGTCCAGAAGTAGAAGCCATAGGCTGGTGCATCTCTAAGAACAGTGATGGTTAAACCACGGTACATTCCCCTGAGACCTTCGTTTCTGAATATGCTTCTTGCTACGTCCAGCGGACCACTGTGAATGCTTGAATATTTGTTGCCAGTGATATTCCTCTGCAGTTGCAGTCGGATTTTAACCAACTCTACGGGGCTGAGCATCAGACTCTGTATAGCTCCAGTTCCAACTCCCCCAAGAGCAACTCCTTTGTAGGAGGGTGGGTCTGTAGTAGGAACATCTTTGTCGAATGCTCGGGAGAGTATAGCATATATCTGGAAGACCATAGCATTCTGCAGGAGGCAAAGAACCCAGTCATTAAGGCTAGAAAGGAAATTGCATGTCCTAACTACTCTCTTAACTTTCTCCTCATATTTTCGTCATGGTGAATGTATCATTCTTATCTCCtggatttattttattgattttggttgCCATTTTGCTTCTTTTGGGTCAAAGGAGCGGACGTAGTTGGGCAAAAAGAAGACTTTAGTTAATGGGCAGCGACATTTCTCAAGGCCACCATCAGAATAAAAGTTATGTTTACAGACAATAATGCCAAATCTTTATCCTTGTCATCAGCAATTCGCCTGTATTAGTATACCATAGTTTTTGTTCCGTAAAAGCAAAAAACTCCTTCGGAGactcctttttcatttttggtaGGTTGAGACTTAAGGCTTCACTGTAGATTTTAGCAGACTACGCAAACAACAACCGGTTGTTTAAAGGTATCATGATAATCTCTGATTTGAAACTATATACACTTTTACTCGTTAAACAAGACATTCCTAATTTacttttggaaaaattaaaacttGATAGTCTTAAAACTAAAACTGCAGGATAATTAAACAAGCATGATTGATGGAATTTTTATCCCCTCTCGAATAATAATATCTAAGCTAAGAGACCTTaccaacccaaaaaaataagAGATAAGCAGTCCAATCCAACAGAAAGGCAATAACTGTACTACCCATTATCTATCATTTCATAGACCCGCAGACCAGAATCTGTGACCAGGGAATCAACAGATATGAGTCATGGGCAAACATGTTTTGTTATTTCGTTAATACGAAATAGAGAAGAGGAGTATGGTTACCTGGAAAGTGACAGAGGCGAGGGGAGCAGCCATGCCTCTGTAGAGGGCAAGGGGTCCTTCTCTAGAGACAACATGGCGGAGGATGTTGAAGGCGGAGCCTTTGCTGGAATGCTGCTGCCGGATTCTGAGCGTATCAAGCGGATACCCGGCTATAATCCCAGCTACTCCTCCAAATCCTCCTGCCACGAATTCCCTTCCCCAACTGCCCGCGAGAAACTCTGGCCAGAAATCCATCTACCTAGCTACTCCCACTCTCATTCCACAACACGACTATATATCGGGAGGACTAACAAAAATCTAATCTTACCAGGTAGTCTTTTCCTGATACGGTATGTAATCTTCCTTGCACTTATCTTTTCTTCTCCTTATATGGTCGGACGCAATATCCTTTGGCCTTGCTTTCTGTTGGGACACGATCACTTTTAGCAAATCCTCTTACTTGTTCCTTTACCTCCTCTATCAATATTCAATACACGATTCAGCGcaaaatctcaagaaaggaTACTACTTATTTTGAGTATATTAAGCGTATCCAAGAATATCTAGAGAGGGAGGCCCTCTTTTAAATCTAAGAAATGAATGGATTGTCCGGCGTCAAAacagataataataataacaagtaCCACCACTATTTTGTTTTCCGATGAGAGCTGTCACGGATTTTGGTTTATATTTCTTGGTTATCTCTCCCtcaaaaaatctaaaattatgGTCATCTGCGTTTAGAATCCTCTCTACGCACCTCTTGTTCTCGCAAGAAGGTAGACAAAGTAGGCGTCACACTCCGCATTTTCCATTCCCTATAAAGGGTCCGAAACACAGGCCACCCCaagctattttattttgttgggacTTTCCtgcgaaaaagaagaaaatgccaACCATCTCATCTCTTCCTAGACGCTGCCACGTGGACCAGCACACGCAATTCAGCTGAATGAAACTGTACAGGTTGCCGTAGTGGCTAGTGGGCTCTCCTTTGGTCAGTCGTTTTGTGGCTGGTGTCAGAGTTGAatttgttttttcttccttttttttaaatatggGAATGTCCCCAAAATTGCTTTTTGCCAATGAAATGGGCAGAGCGGCAGAGTGAGTACGGTGTGACAGCTGACTATGAATCAATCATGCATCTGATCCAATTGGATTCATCTTCCCCATTTCCCATTTCCCATTTCCCATTTCCTCAGCCGTCGACTGGTTGTGGCACGTGAGTAGGATTCCCTTCCCGTCACAGTAGTATCTATCTTATGAAAAGGAGGCGCATCTGTTTCTTTACGGTGTAAATTCAACAATTAATTCATGATGggatggatgatactacaaacATATGGGAACATAGTTACAGGAATCCTCGTGCAACATATTAAGTAGAATCTGCACGTTTTATCATAGCAGTAGTATGATGATTTTGGAATTGGGTGATGACTAAAATGATGTCCCTCTACTATAGTTGCAAACGAGTAGAATCGAGTCGTGTTTTGgcctaatcgagtcgagtcttgaCATTATTTTAGTGAACTCGAACTTGAGTTCGACGAGCCGACAatttcaaactcgagctcgaactcgatttGATTCGAGTGAACTCGAgatcgaaaaaaataaaaaataattatttttattttttaaaaaataaacaaaataatatttttttcttaataaataataaaatattaagaatatatatgtaattttactattaaaataagaaatatatatatacttaaaataaaaaataaaaaaatatatatatatattcgagcTCGCGACGAGCTTAATATCTTGAACTCGAGTCGAACTTGACTCAAACCGCGCTCGAGCGGCTTGGTTCTTTTGCAGCCCTACCCTCTACTTTACTTGCTTTGCTCTTCAAACTCTGGCCCCAAGTCATCTTTGTGCAAGTGCGCATTTATTGACATTTGAGTTTGGGATACAATTTGGGATAACTTAACCAAACATAACAGACAACTCCCTGCAGAGGAGTTGGCCATCACATTAGATTTTTTCTAAATACATACGTGGGTGTGGTACACCGTTTTGTTTGATGGTGGTTCAATCTCCATTAGATTCTTCCGACTCACCTCCTAGAGTAGGCACCCTCCAGTAGGAGTAAAAATAGGTTAGGTTAGACTAGATATACcgttacataaaaaaaaaaaaaaaaaagtcatgctCTGTAGTGTTCTCTTCTGATTCAACATCCACAGAGAAAAAGTGTATATGCTAATAGAAAATTTTATGTGACCttattgaaatgatgaagtcaTGGATTCCACCCAGGTTTATAAATCTATTTTCGTGTGTCTAAAACTTTTCCTTTCATTATGGGAAACTTGGACGaagtttgttttattttggaCGCAGAATACATTATTATGGAAAGCTTGGATGCGGAATAGTGTTTTGTAACCTCTTGATATCCGAGAAGCCAAAGTAGAAAATGCATAcgataaaaattttgaactcaATTTTTAGCTTTTAATTATTAGAATCATCTAActtaaaaagcaaaagaaaaaaaaagaaatagaaaaagaataatatttcgcttgtatcataaatacatttttcaactcatctttttatctcacatacatcatatcacaaaaattgctatagtaattatttcaaataacactctatccaaacaaaatatTTAAGGGATGGAACTTAactttttggtgatttatgggTGAGAGTGCTTAAGAACTGGGCTTTAATGCCTGTGTAAAGAAATGTTGGTCCTAGTGAAGAGCCCATTGGGGAGCGTTAGAGCCTTAGGGATTCCACGGTACTAGGGAAAACTGGACCACCAAGCCCAGTAAAAAGGATTAAGAAGTATTTGGCAAACTGAAACAGAGACACAAAAGTGACTCGGTCTTGATTGGGCTTGTTGCACGTCTAATCCCGACCATTGAAGGGATATTGCAAGTGCCCCAACCTTAAcccaaaaaataacaaaatggtAACAAAGTGCATAACTATTTTACAAGAaccccttcattttttttttcgggattAATCTTAATAGACAAGTAGATTTAGATTCACGtcacatatataaaattttaattttaaattccaAATATGATCCATTCAAGCTCGACAACATATATCAATGTATAgaatattaatatttttctcTGTCTTAACAAACCTATTATTGTTTTCTCTGGTAGCTCGAACATTCAATTTTACTTCAGCATTCACGTAATTTCACAGCACTGGCAAGTTTGATTAGTAGGGGCAAAACTCCATACGAATCGAGTAGATGCCCAAAAATATAAGAATTGGGATGCAATCATTGAAGTATCTCCACGTACAGGATTGCGGAGCATTTAATAATAACTGTTGAAACAATTCTGACAGGGCAAACAAATTTCGCATCCTCTTCTTTAACAGTAATCCctggggaaaaaaaattacaaatggttggtgaattccaacATCTTGGCCCCATTGAAGCTTCAGCCACAGCCCACAAGTGAacattttaaccttttttttaacCTTAAGGTACCACTTATGAATGCGATAGCCCGTTTCCCTACTCTTTTTCCAGAACATTTGCATTTGGAATAAAATACCAGAAAAGATAACTTCaagcccttttcttttcctttccttttttttttttttttgggttacaaAGGAGGGGCCTTAAACTTACAGCAGGAATTAATGATATCTGCTGTCTAAGCTCTAGTGGAGGGGCTTGCTTCCAAATGGGTTTTGACTAAGCTGGAGTTGAATATGAAATCATGTGAAGTCTCTGTGTTGAGGAGTTCTGAAAAGAGAAATCATCTATTATCGGAAATGAATTGCTCCTAGATTATTCTTTATTGAAAGTGATTTTAGTAATCATTTAAAAGACTACtagttatatttaaaaaaaaaaagagagagatttTGAGCTTTAATCTTCTTAGAGATTAATTCATTAGGGATTTCATAGTACCCCTAGTATAGTAGGACttatggaggaggaggaggaggagaaaagGAAAGGTGAAAAGACAAGGCCACGTGAGTGACCACCAGAGGTAGTGGTGGATGTCTTGGTTGGCTTCATATCAACGCTAACAGCCAAAATTCCCAAACCCACACCGAGCAATGAAAGAAGCGCACAAAACTTGCAACACATACGAAAAGATAACACTACCATAAAGTGTAACCAAAAGTTAGATTACTATCATTGACTCATTTGACAAAAGTAAAGCATTTTTGGCTTTCCCACTAATATCAATATGCTGCTACAATCCCCTCCTTTTCAATTACTATTTGGGCCAccaattttcatctttttttctcCCTCTAAATGCTAGTGGCTCTCTATTATGCCGATCCTCTTCTTTTTGCCATCCTTGTTGCATTATTGTTTTAACTTCTTGAGGTCTTATTGCATGTTAGCAGCTTAAAGTCGCAGGTGAAAATTGCTAGTAGtatagcagcagcagcagcaggagtagtagtagtagtgagGAGAGATGGACAGGGAAGCTAACAGCCAAGAGAAGCCATCTCTCCTCTCTACCACTACTAGCAGCAACAACAACAGAGAGGATCATCACTCCCCCAGAAAACCCCAAGTAGTTAGCAGCAATACTGGTGGTGGAAATAGTGACAGATTAAAGAGGGATGAATGGAGCGAAGGGGCTGTTTCTAGTCTTCTTGAAGCATATGAAGCCAAATGGATACTTAGGAACCGTGCCAAACTCAAGGGACAAGACTGGGAAGATGTTGCCAAACATGTGTCCGCTCGGGCTAATTcgaccaagtcacccaaaactCAAACGCAGTGCAAGAACAAGATCGAGTCCATGAAGAAAAGGTATAGGTCGGAGTCTGCCACCGCTGATGCCTCCTCCTGGCCTCTTTATCCTCGCCTTGATCTCCTCCTGCGCGGAAATGCTCCTTCCCAGCCTCCTCAGCTTCCTCCGCCTCCTCAACTgcctccaccacctcctcctcctcctgttGCTTCCAACCCTCATCTCCTCTTGCTTGAGCAACCCCAGCATCCACCACCTCCTCCACCAGCTCTAGCTCACGCAAATTGCCCGCAAAACTCCCATGATTCCAATGGTTTTGATCGAGTTGCCAA encodes:
- the LOC113742682 gene encoding mitochondrial arginine transporter BAC2-like; the encoded protein is MDFWPEFLAGSWGREFVAGGFGGVAGIIAGYPLDTLRIRQQHSSKGSAFNILRHVVSREGPLALYRGMAAPLASVTFQNAMVFQIYAILSRAFDKDVPTTDPPSYKGVALGGVGTGAIQSLMLSPVELVKIRLQLQRNITGNKYSSIHSGPLDVARSIFRNEGLRGMYRGLTITVLRDAPAYGFYFWTYEYMREQLHPGCRKNGQETFRTMLVAGGLAGVASWISCYPLDVIKTRLQAQSSTKYGGIVDCFRQSVKEEGYRILWRGLGTAVTRAFVVNGAVFTAYETALRCLFTNNDPAPISAENAL
- the LOC113742821 gene encoding uncharacterized protein, with the translated sequence MDREANSQEKPSLLSTTTSSNNNREDHHSPRKPQVVSSNTGGGNSDRLKRDEWSEGAVSSLLEAYEAKWILRNRAKLKGQDWEDVAKHVSARANSTKSPKTQTQCKNKIESMKKRYRSESATADASSWPLYPRLDLLLRGNAPSQPPQLPPPPQLPPPPPPPPVASNPHLLLLEQPQHPPPPPPALAHANCPQNSHDSNGFDRVAKEDGVGPKLSDQESDKNATDTDSSTPAMYSDKEKLKSKNIKTRIEKKKQRRESCAIAESIRLLAEVVVRSEQARMDTMRELERMRAESEAKRGEMDLKRTEIIANTQLEIAKIFAAGNGNGNGKGVDSSLRIGRS